The genomic window AAACACCCACTTCCAGCTCTCTCCAGGAGACGAAGCATTAGAGAAGAAACGGAACGCAACAGTTTTAGTTGTTCAAGCAAATGAATCGCATCCAATTATGGAACTCACCAAAAGAGTATCTTCTCATCAAAAACTGCTTCGTATTGTCGCTTACATATTAAGATGGATAAAACGCATTAGAAACCCATCTGCGACATTCACACAAATGCTGACGGCTGAGgatattaaatttagtttccTCAAAGTCATTCAGGTGGTTCAACATGTTGAATATGGTGAAGAAATTATGAAACTCACCAAAGGTACCACCCTACCCTCAAGTTTGCAAAAACTTAATCCATTTTTGCACAACTACTCGGAATTGTCGCTGTCGTTTAATTTACTCCGAGTAGGAGGCCGCCTATTAAATGCGCCTCTCCCATATGATGCCAAGTTCCCACTGCTCTTAAGCAAGAACTCGCACTTCGTTACCACATACTTACGGTACCTACATTTTCGAAATCACCATGCTGGAGCAAAGGCATTGGTAGCGCTTCTCCGAGACCGCATTTGGCTGGTCAATGCTCGAGAAGCTTGTAGTCGTACCGTTCGAAACTGCACACACTGCTTTCATTATAAGCCGAAGCTGCAATCCCAAATAATGGGAAATTTGCCTGCCGATAGGCTTCGTGCACTACGACCCTTTCTAATATGTGGAGTAGATTTTTGTGGTCCCGTATATACTACATTGAAAATACGTGGTAGACCCCCAGTAAAAACATATATCGCAGTGTTCGTTTGTTTCACTTCAAAGGCAGTACATTTAGAACTAGTAACAGACTTGTcttctaattgttttattttcgccctAAAAAGGTTCATTGGACGCCGAGGAATGCCGCGGAAAATATACAGCGACAACGCCACCAACTTCGTCGGCGCCGATCGCAAGCTTCGCGAGCTGAGGGATGCTTTCGAGGCCCAACAACCGGAAGTACAGAAATACGCAACGGACGAAGGATTCACCTTCGCCTTTATACCACCCAGGGCACCGCACTTCGGCGGGTTATGGGAGGCGGCAGTGAAGTCCGCCAAACACCTTCTCGTGCGCGCAATCGGCAACGCGCTGCTCACCGCCGAAGAACTACAGACGCTGCTCGTCGAGGTCGAGGCCGTACTCAACTCGCGACCCCTGGTACCACTGAGTCAGGACCCGAACGATGGAGAGGCCCTAACACCAGCGCACCTATTAGTTGGGTGCCCCCTTCGAGCGCTGCCACCAGCCCAAGTATCGATGGACCCAATGCGTTGCTGCGACAGATGGCAACTTGTCTGTTGTCTCAAGCAACAGTTTTGGCGACTGTGGTCCAGGAACTACCTGTTGGGTCTTCAACAGAGGAACAAGTGGTTGCATCCGAAGCGCAACCTCGAGCTGAACGACCTCGTCCTGGTTCAGGAAGACAACACACCACCGCAGCAATGGGTGCTCGGCCGCGTCGCCGCAATCGTAACAGGGCAAGACGGCAAAGTCCGCGTAGCAGACGTGGCAACCAAAGCGGGCGTAATTAAACGCCCCGTTCACAAGCTCGCCGTACTGCCATCAGACGTTGAAGGACCATGAGCCTTTCAAGGTGGCCGgtgttacgccaaatggcttagaattttaatttttaatttaattttatatatttaatttaattttaatcattattataataatttgttaaattccataatttctcataacgtttcaatattaagcttactgttttctaaaatactgttcaattttcgtatatgaatttaaaaatatcactatatatgtataaacacctatattacataaacgtaacagagcaatacatatttactgtaattacataaatttgaactcaatccgttaggctaagacactataaaaactcgaatttagaaataaataaatcacttgtgaagttaccaccgaacgcgctcgcattttatttaacaggCAATTGTTGTGTTCGCGCATCCTTCCcacgtaaaataatttctcttaAAAACGCTTAAGAATTTTCAGTAAGTAACACTTTTGAACAGTCTGTTAAAAGTATTACAAATTAACCTTCGTCATTCCAAACTAGCCACAGATAACCTAAGAGTCACCCTCCGGGAGGAGGACATCGATGTCTGCCTGATACAGGAGCCTTGGATCTGGCAGCATAAAATCATGGGACTGAGAGACAGATCCTATGACCTCTTTTATGTCCATACTGATGGTAAGCCAAGGGCCTGTATCCTAGTAAGGAACACAATTAATGCCTTTTTGCTATCTAATTTCAGTTCACCGGATGTGACTGCGGTCAGGGTGGAACCATCCAGTGGTAGTTGCTTCTGCTTGGTATCTGCCTACATGGCCCACGACAGATCGGCGCCTCCTGAGGAGTTGCAGCATCTAGTGGATACTCTCCAGCCCAAGAAGGAGAACATCCTGATCGGATGCGATGCGAATGCCAGACACACCATTTGGGGCAGCAGCGAGATCAATGAACGGGGTGAGTCTCTGTTTGATTTTATACTAAGCCGTAATTTACTTATCTGTAACAAGGGCAACACCCCAACTTTTGTCTTCCCGGCATCGGGAACATCAAATGGTTGGGAGGAAGTTCTTGATATCTCTCTTTCTACAAA from Anastrepha ludens isolate Willacy chromosome 5, idAnaLude1.1, whole genome shotgun sequence includes these protein-coding regions:
- the LOC128864356 gene encoding uncharacterized protein LOC128864356; the protein is MPRKIYSDNATNFVGADRKLRELRDAFEAQQPEVQKYATDEGFTFAFIPPRAPHFGGLWEAAVKSAKHLLVRAIGNALLTAEELQTLLVEVEAVLNSRPLVPLSQDPNDGEALTPAHLLVGCPLRALPPAQVSMDPMRCCDRWQLVCCLKQQFWRLWSRNYLLGLQQRNKWLHPKRNLELNDLVLVQEDNTPPQQWVLGRVAAIVTGQDGKVRVADVATKAGVIKRPVHKLAVLPSDVEGP